The Synergistaceae bacterium genome has a window encoding:
- the mutS gene encoding DNA mismatch repair protein MutS: MELPQGIKMTPMLEQYIHWKEQYPDCLLFFRMGDFYEMFFDDAMTASSVLDIVLTSRSRDADNAIPMAGVPFHSVDSYLGRLISAGYRVAICDQITEPDGKTLVQREVTRIITPGTWLPENSESDGHLAACIFDGKNVSIALLISGSGTLKAGTFPAEEAASILSSFKPDEILVRKGQCELLCTLVPNITGANIVEREKGEFSVQAASAWLCRKWDIATLNSMGLDDMDPASGAAYAALRYLEETQFSQAKHISCITPILPSENLVLDQSTQINLELIEPQGTSLYYVLNRCRTPMGKRLLKEWILSPLQDLDAIGQRQSSIAVLVQERQLAAELGRLLSECRDIAKSIGRITLNMGTPSDLLAVKETLSVLPEIKKLVLLSPALAVWADVPDVSHLSELLCAALSDTVPRFVRDGGVIRKGYSPALDEWKEKASDSAVWLERFEEAERSRTGIKNLKAGVNKVFGYYLEIPKGSLDKVPPDYIRKQTLVNAERFITEELKAFEKEMFSAEEEMLDLEAEIYGQLVDTTLSYSTAVQKAAQFIAVTDVLYSLADVACERDYVRPFMDMGTDFIVKGARHPVIEVTLGRQPFTPNDYNFSSLTGQRIAIITGPNMAGKSTYLRTAALIAILAHMGSYIPAESAHIGVIDRVFTRIGARDELARGQSTFMVEMVETANILRNVTDRSLVVLDEVGRGTSTYDGLSIAWSVVEYLQSQEQRRARVLFATHYHELTQLAGRLPCVVNLSMAVEENANGITFLHKVVPSPSDRSYGIEVARLAGVPSVVLRRSKELLDQFEKSDAGRKIPDGTGAQNQMILFDIRQEAVLEELSSVDPDEMTPMEALELVYRLREESRKALGFS, from the coding sequence TTGGAACTTCCGCAGGGGATAAAAATGACCCCCATGCTGGAACAGTATATTCATTGGAAAGAACAGTACCCGGACTGCCTTCTTTTTTTCCGCATGGGAGACTTCTATGAGATGTTCTTTGATGACGCCATGACGGCATCATCAGTGCTTGATATTGTTCTCACCTCCCGTTCCCGCGACGCGGATAACGCGATACCGATGGCAGGAGTGCCGTTCCATTCGGTAGACTCATACCTCGGGCGTCTTATATCTGCGGGCTACAGGGTGGCCATATGCGACCAGATCACGGAACCGGACGGGAAGACACTTGTGCAGCGTGAAGTCACCCGTATCATCACACCAGGCACATGGCTTCCCGAAAATTCTGAGTCTGACGGACATCTCGCAGCATGCATATTTGACGGCAAAAATGTCTCCATCGCCCTGCTCATCTCAGGAAGCGGAACGCTGAAGGCAGGTACCTTCCCTGCCGAAGAGGCAGCATCTATTCTGTCATCATTCAAGCCTGATGAAATACTGGTGCGCAAAGGGCAGTGTGAATTGCTCTGTACGCTTGTCCCCAACATTACCGGTGCAAATATAGTTGAACGCGAAAAGGGCGAATTCAGCGTTCAAGCGGCATCAGCGTGGCTTTGCAGGAAGTGGGACATTGCGACGCTGAATTCAATGGGTCTCGACGATATGGATCCCGCCTCAGGGGCCGCTTATGCGGCTCTCCGCTATCTGGAGGAGACGCAGTTCTCGCAGGCGAAGCACATCTCTTGTATAACTCCTATTCTTCCCTCGGAAAATCTTGTGCTTGATCAGAGCACACAGATAAACCTTGAGCTTATCGAACCTCAGGGAACATCTCTTTATTATGTGCTAAACCGTTGCCGCACGCCTATGGGCAAAAGGCTGCTGAAAGAATGGATATTGTCTCCCCTGCAGGACCTCGATGCGATAGGACAGAGGCAGTCCTCCATTGCAGTGCTCGTGCAGGAAAGGCAACTTGCCGCCGAACTTGGCAGGCTGCTTTCAGAGTGCAGGGATATTGCGAAATCAATAGGCCGCATAACGCTTAATATGGGGACGCCGTCCGACCTTCTGGCAGTCAAGGAGACTCTTTCAGTGCTGCCGGAGATAAAAAAACTTGTCCTTTTATCACCTGCTCTTGCCGTGTGGGCTGACGTGCCTGATGTCTCACATCTTTCCGAACTGCTATGTGCGGCTCTCTCCGATACTGTGCCGCGTTTTGTGCGTGACGGCGGAGTTATAAGAAAGGGATACAGCCCCGCGCTGGATGAATGGAAGGAAAAGGCGTCGGATTCCGCAGTCTGGCTTGAACGATTTGAGGAAGCCGAGCGCAGCAGGACAGGGATAAAAAACCTAAAGGCTGGCGTCAACAAGGTTTTTGGCTACTATCTTGAGATCCCAAAGGGGAGCCTTGATAAGGTCCCCCCTGACTATATAAGGAAACAGACGCTTGTGAACGCGGAACGCTTCATAACTGAGGAACTTAAGGCATTTGAAAAGGAAATGTTCAGCGCGGAAGAGGAGATGCTGGATCTCGAAGCGGAAATATACGGGCAGCTCGTGGATACGACACTCTCCTACAGTACCGCGGTACAGAAAGCCGCACAGTTTATAGCTGTGACGGACGTTTTATATTCACTTGCAGACGTTGCCTGCGAAAGGGATTATGTCCGTCCCTTTATGGATATGGGTACAGACTTTATAGTCAAAGGGGCACGCCATCCGGTGATAGAGGTAACGCTGGGCCGCCAGCCGTTTACTCCCAATGATTATAATTTCAGCAGCTTAACAGGACAGAGGATCGCAATAATCACAGGTCCGAACATGGCCGGAAAATCCACATATCTGCGGACGGCCGCACTCATCGCCATACTGGCGCATATGGGCTCCTATATCCCTGCCGAGAGCGCGCATATCGGCGTCATAGACAGGGTCTTCACAAGAATAGGTGCGCGGGACGAACTTGCGAGAGGGCAGAGCACCTTCATGGTCGAGATGGTAGAGACCGCCAATATCCTGAGGAATGTTACTGACAGAAGCCTTGTCGTGCTGGATGAAGTCGGCAGGGGAACTTCTACATACGACGGATTGAGCATCGCATGGTCAGTCGTGGAATACCTGCAGAGCCAGGAGCAGCGCCGGGCAAGGGTGCTTTTTGCGACTCATTACCATGAACTTACGCAGCTTGCCGGAAGGCTGCCATGTGTCGTGAACCTGAGCATGGCCGTTGAGGAGAACGCAAACGGCATAACTTTCCTGCATAAAGTTGTACCCTCTCCGTCTGACCGTTCATACGGCATAGAGGTAGCGCGCCTTGCAGGAGTGCCTTCCGTTGTCCTGCGGCGCTCCAAAGAGCTGCTTGATCAATTTGAGAAATCTGATGCAGGGAGAAAGATCCCGGATGGCACAGGCGCACAGAATCAGATGATACTTTTTGATATAAGGCAGGAGGCCGTGCTTGAGGAACTCTCATCCGTCGATCCTGACGAAATGACTCCGATGGAGGCACTTGAACTTGTCTACAGGCTCAGGGAAGAGAGCCGGAAAGCGCTGGGTTTTTCATGA
- the ruvX gene encoding Holliday junction resolvase RuvX, which produces MQRIIALDIGTVRIGVAVSDPLGFFAQGIAVLRAEGEWLEELAEITAVYENPKLLVGLPRRTDGSEGPEAIKMRDTAETIRDRFPDLEIEFWDERFTTAIAQQALIEADVSRRGRKQKVDKIAAALLLQSYLDRGRT; this is translated from the coding sequence TTGCAGAGGATCATAGCGCTTGATATAGGAACTGTAAGGATAGGGGTCGCAGTGAGCGATCCTCTCGGCTTTTTTGCCCAGGGGATCGCAGTGCTCCGCGCAGAGGGTGAATGGCTGGAAGAACTTGCTGAGATAACGGCGGTATATGAGAACCCCAAGCTTCTGGTGGGACTTCCGCGCAGGACTGATGGCAGCGAGGGGCCTGAAGCCATAAAGATGAGGGATACGGCAGAGACTATCAGGGACCGCTTCCCGGATCTCGAGATAGAATTCTGGGATGAACGCTTCACGACCGCCATAGCGCAGCAGGCGCTTATAGAAGCTGATGTGTCACGCAGAGGAAGAAAGCAGAAGGTCGACAAGATCGCAGCTGCGCTTCTTCTGCAGAGCTATCTGGACAGAGGGAGGACATAA